The window GTGACCCCGTAGCTGATGGCGAGGCCCACGCCGCTCCCCAGCACCGCGAACAGGCCCAGGACGAGGCTGATGGGAAACGCGACGATCTGGGCTATGAAACCCAGGATGACCGAGGTCAGCAGGTAGATGCCGAGCACCCGCCAGAACGTGCCGCGCGTCAGCTTCCAGGCGCGCTGGCACGTGGCCCAGAAGCCACCACCCTCGACCGCGAGCGCCGGCGGGATGAGCGCGACGCGGGTGAACACCCACACGCCACCCACCAGGATCGCGGCCAGCAGGAGGAACGCGCCGATGGCACCGAGCACCGGGTCGATGGCGAACAGCCCGACGGCGATACCGATTGCGACCGCGTAGGCCACGAGGCCCGCGAGCATGCTCAGGAGCGAGAAGCCGATGAGGAACCAGGCACGCTTGACCACGCGCGCCCAGGCCTCGGCGACCGTGATCTTGCGGCCGATGACCGAGTCGCTGACGGAGATCGCCATGACGCCCATGGCGAGCGGCGACGCGAGCGTGAGCAGGATGCCGGTGCCGATTGCCGAGCCGTAGGTCACGCCCAGCATGTCCTGCGTGAAGCCCATGTCGTCGAGAGCGGGGTCGGCCCCGATCTCGGCGAACAGGCTGCCGAACAGGTCCGTGAACCAGGTGATGAGCGGGATGCTGATCAGGGTGCCGATCGCGACGGCCACGACCACGACGATCGCCGTCAGGCCCAGCGTGACGCCCGGGTTGTGCCGGACGGCGCCGAACGCGCCGTCGTACAGCTCGCCCAGGCTGAGCGGGCGCAGGGGGACGATGCCGGGCTTGTCGGCCAGCGGCCGGTAGCCCGGGACGGGGCCGCCGGGGGTGTACTGCCCGTACTGGCTCTGGCCGTACTGACCCGTGGCCGGTGTGCCCGGCGCGGTGCCGTACTGGGGCTGCTCCGGGGCCGCCTGCGCGGCCGCGTCGTACCCGGGCGCGTACTGCCCGTACCGCGGCGGCTCGCCCCAACCGGCGGGCTGGGAGCCTGCGGGCTGCGGGGGCGCCGGCTGGTCGGGTGCGCTCTCGGGCGTGGTCATGGGGCGTGCTCCGGGTCTCGTCTCAAGTCGTGCCTGCGCCGCAACCCTAGTACGCGGTACTGACACCAGGCTGCGGTATCAGGCGCGCGGCGGGGGTCTCCGCGTAACCGTCACCCAGCCGTGACCACGGTCGCGCCGGCCTCGTGCTCCGCGAGGTCGCCGGTGGACCCGGCCCGGACGGCCCGGCCGCCCAGCACGTACACGTAGGCCCAGAACCCGGCCAGCACAATTGCGCCGATCACGATCTTGAGCCACCAGTACATCTGGGAGCCGGTGACGAATCCCTCCACGAGGCCCGAGACGCCGAGCGCCACGGTGAGCCCGATGACCGTGGTGATCAGTGCGCGCCCCTCGGCGGCCATGGCCACCGACCGCTTGCGGTGCCCCGGGTCGATGAGGGTCCAGAAGAGGCGCAGGCCCGCGGCGCCCGCGACGAAGATGCAGGTCAGCTCCAGCAGGCCGTGCGGCGCGATGAGCGTGAGGAACAGGTCGAGCTCGTCGTGGGCGGCCATCATGCCGCCGGTGGAACCGACGCCGACCGCGTTCTGCCAGAGCACGTTCAGGGTGAAGAAGCCCGTGATCCCGCCGGCCACGGCCAGCGCGGCGATCCGCGCGTTGTTGGTCCACACCACGCCGGCGAACTCGATGCCGGGGTCGTAGTAGGAGGCGAACGCGTTGTTCACGTACTCGTCCTGCTCTGACGGCGTCATCAGTGCGTTCAGCGCGTCCGTGTCAGTAGCTATGTAGACGCCCGCGACGACCGCGACGAGCACGCAGGCCGCCGTCACGGCGTGCGACCACCACCGGATCCGGTAGAACGCCGCGGGCAGCGACACCACGGCGAACCGCACCACCTCGTGCCACGCGGGCTCGTGCGATCCGGCGATGCGGGTGCGCGCCCGGTTGAGCACGTCCGACAAGCGCGTGACCAGCGCCGGGTCGGGTGCCGCCGACCGCACCGTCGACAGGTGGGTGGCTACCGACTGGTACAGCCGCACCAGCTCGTCGGACTCGGCGCCGTCCAGGCGACGCCGGGACGAGAGCTCCTTGAGACGGTCCCACTCTGCGGCGTGCACGGCGGTGAAGGCGTCGATATCCACGACGGTAGTCTGCCGCACAGGAGTCACGGCCCCACACGGCAGAAGGAGGAACCGTGCAGGACGGCATAGTCATCGGCGAGGGCGTGGTGCTCGACGCCCGCCCGGCATCGTTCATCACGCGCGCCATGGGCGCGATGCTCGACTTCATAGTGGTCGGCGTCGTCATCACGATCATCCTGATCGTGGCCGGGGTCTGGTTCTTCGAGGTCGCCACGCTGAGCGGGGACGTCGCGACGATCGTCTTGGCAGTGGCCAGCGCCGTGATCGTCGTGGGTGTGCCCGTCACCGTGGAGACGCTGTCGCGCGGCCGGTCCATCGGCAAGCTCGCCTCCGGCATCCGGGTGGTGCGCGACGACGGCGGCCCCGTCCGGTTCCGGCACGCACTGGTGCGCGCCCTCATCGGGGTGTTCGAGATCTGGCTGACGCTCGGCGGCGTCGCGGCGATCGCCTCGC is drawn from Promicromonospora sp. Populi and contains these coding sequences:
- a CDS encoding stage II sporulation protein M; its protein translation is MDIDAFTAVHAAEWDRLKELSSRRRLDGAESDELVRLYQSVATHLSTVRSAAPDPALVTRLSDVLNRARTRIAGSHEPAWHEVVRFAVVSLPAAFYRIRWWSHAVTAACVLVAVVAGVYIATDTDALNALMTPSEQDEYVNNAFASYYDPGIEFAGVVWTNNARIAALAVAGGITGFFTLNVLWQNAVGVGSTGGMMAAHDELDLFLTLIAPHGLLELTCIFVAGAAGLRLFWTLIDPGHRKRSVAMAAEGRALITTVIGLTVALGVSGLVEGFVTGSQMYWWLKIVIGAIVLAGFWAYVYVLGGRAVRAGSTGDLAEHEAGATVVTAG